The DNA sequence TGGATGACCAGGCCGATGGTGTCTTTCTCAAAGAAAAGGGTTGATCTATTTATAATATAATATATATATAGATGTTTGTCAATATAATGGATAAATTAAGTATTAATTAAAAAACCAAATACAGCGTTCTTCTCCGGATTGTTTGGCAAGTACTTTTCCTGGAATTAAATGCCCAATCCGGTAAACGATCACTGCTGAACTTTCCATCACAATTAGCTCAATTTATACCAATCTGCCGATTGAAAATGCATGATAAACAGTACGTACATGCATAAGGAATTAAGTAAAAATTATGACCAAACCAAGCGGCAGTTGTCTGCTCCCTGTTCCTCCTTCGTCTGAGCGGGTCAGGACCAATCAGGTCATTGTTACCCGGGAAGGAATTGAGCTTTTTGCTGATCTTTATATACCTTCAGGCGATCCGCCCTTTCCGGCAGTAATCGAGATCACTCCTTACTGCACCCAGGGGCTTGCCAGGATCGGTGAGATTTATGCCGCCAGAGGCTATCTTTTCCTGGCGGTCGATAGCCGTGGCCGCTACCGTTCCTCCGGAGTCTGGTCCCCCCTGACTTATGACCGGACCGATGGACAGGAAGTTATCCGGTGGATGGCCCATCATGAGCTCTGCAATGGACGGATCGGCACCCGTGGTCATTCTTACAGCGGTTATAATCAGCTTCTGGCTGCCATCGATGCGCCTCCTGAGCTAAAAGCAATGGTAGTGGGGGTAGCGCCGGGTGATCCCTTCGAAAATGTACCATTTCAGGGTGGGGCTTATGATCTGAACGATTTTTTCTGGCTTATGAGCATGACCGGACGGGTCTGCACTAACGGAATTGAAGAGGAAGATGCCGGGGAGGGGAGATTCGAATTCGAGGAGGAGAATGAGGGCAAGCAGGCCGAAACAGCGCAGGACCAATCCAGAGAGGATCAGGAAGAGGATGAATTTGACCTTCTTTTCGACCACGCACTCTCCAGCCGGCCTTTGCGTGACATGGATCTTCGCTTTGGCGTCCGTCAGGAAACTTTCCGGGAATGGATCAGCCACTGGCAGCTCGATGATTTCTGGAGAGCCCGCTCAGTCGGTCCCCGCCTGGATCGCACGGCAGTTGCAACCCTCCACATCTCGGGCTGGTGGGATGGCAATGGCCGGGGCTCGACAGCCTTTTTCAAGGGAATGCGTCAGCGGGCGGCCACAGCAGAAGCCAGAGAGTCGCAAAGGCTTCTGATCGGGGCCTGGGACCACGACACGGCAGCTCCTGACTGCGAAGATTTACCTGAAGAGGAAGCTGCAATGATCCAGCGGGCAGCGCTTCGGAGCCCTCTCAACGATGAGCTGGCCTGGTTCGATCAGCATCTTTTGGGTATGGATCCCGGCCCCTCTACCAGGTCGAGAGTCACTCTTTACCTGACCGGCCTTCATTGCTGGATGGATTTTGAGGACTGGCCCCCTCCAGACACCCGGCCAACTGACTATTATCTTGGCGCTGCACGGAGCGGGCGTTTTGGCAGCCTCCGGAGCAGTGCTCCCGCCAGGGGGCCGCAGGAATCCACCTATCTCTTTGATCCGGATGATCCTACTCCTTTTGCCCATCCCGATATCGACGGCGAGCGGATGCCTTTTGATAATGCGCAAATCGAGGAAGAGCGCACCGACATTCTCCTGTTCGATACTGTACCGATGAAAAAGTCATTGACGCTCATCGGCGAGTTGTCACTCATTCTCTATGCCCGGTCGGATGCCCCGGATTTTGATCTGTGTGCGAAGCTTCTGGATGTATACCCGGACGGCCGGGCAATCTACCTGGCCGATGGCATCATCCGGGCCCGCTTCAGAAAAGGGTGGGACCGGCCCGAACTGGTAATGCCGCTGGAGACAGCCGAATATGTCATCGACTTATGGCACATCGGGCATGTCCTTCAACCCGGTCATGCCCTGAGGCTGGAAGTCTCTTCAGGTGCCTTCCTGCGCTTTGATATCAATCCCTGCACAGGAGGCAATCTGGCCGATGAGACCGGATGCCGGAAGGCCAGGGTGACCATCCTGCACAGCCCGGACTATCCGTCACGGCTCATTCTTCCCATCTGCCATGATCCACGCCTTGCTGAGTTTGGGGAGGAGTAAGGGTATCGTACGCAAGAGAGAATGAAATATAAATACAAATACAAATACAAAGACAAATACAAAAGACACCACAGAGACACAGAGGCACAGAGAAAAACAAATGAGTGACTTATTCAGGGGATGGCTTATAACCGTGGCTGATTTTCTGAGGAGGAACAAGGGTGGCCAATAGGCAACTTTTCTGGCCGGGCAGGGAAGAGCGGACGCTGGTTGGCCGCTTTTACCTTGCCAGCAGCCTGAGCGAGGCAATGAATGTTATTTTCCCGTTCCAGTTCATTTATCTCTATCTGGTCATGGAATGGCCGGAATGGGCCATTCTTCCAACCCTGGTAGAAACGGTCACCGTCTGGCTGATGGAAATCCCAACCGGCATCGTGGCTGACCGGTGGGGCAGAAAGCTTTCGGTGATCAGCGGGGATCTGTTGAGTGCCATCTCCTGGGTGATCATTCCCCTGGCTGTATCATTCCGCGGCCCGGCTCAGTTATATATGGTCTGCGCCTGTTTTTTTCTGGAGGGAATCGGGCAGACCCTGGTCTCAGGTGCCGAAGATGCCTGGGTAGTGGATAATCTGGCCAGTGCCGGAAGGGAAGATTTGATGGAGCAATACTTTGCCAGAATCAGGTCTTTCAGCTCTCTTGGCGGAGTTATTGCCGGAAGCCTCTCGCTGCTGCTCCTTCTGGTCAGCAGAGTGGACCGGAGCACCCTGAACTTTTTATGGTACATCGCAGCTTGCGGCCAGCTCATCTCGGTCGCCATCTCCCTGACCATACCCGAACATCAGCCCGAAGGTGATCAACCGGACTATGACCAGGACGAGGCTGATGAGCTTGAAATGGCACCTTTTCTCGACCGGGCCAGGCAGGGATTTTCTGCCATCTTTCAGTTCCGGCCCCTTTTTTCATTCTTTCTGGCCCTGTGTGTAACCTCCTTTGCCGGCTCGATCACCGGCGAAGCCTTTGAGATTTCACTCCTGACCAAGGGGCTGGATGCGCGGGGTCTTGCCCCCCTTGGCGTTATCGGAGACCTTACCGGCATGGTTGTGCCGCTCTGGGGTGTGGCTATTTCCCAATGGCTTGGATCAACAGCCAGCCTGGTGCTCTTTGTGCTGGTTCCAGCCGGCGTGGTATCGCTTTTTTTTGCCCGGCCAGGGCTTTTGCTGGTGGTCGGGCTCTACCTGATTTTCAGCATTGTCGATGACCTGTGGGACCCGGTTGCGGATGCACGGCTCCAATCCCTGATCCCCTCATCATGCCGCGCTACAGCCGGATCGATCACCAACCAGGCAACCGAACTGGCAAATTCGGCAGGCATCGGAGCCTTTGCCCTGCTCCTTGGCAAGCACAGCCGGGAACTGCGTGAAGCCACACCGGACCTTATGGAGGCTTTCTCCGGCGGAGCATCGACCAGACCAAAGGTCCCCAAAGGGCTCTTCGGCCTGCCGGTTCCGGACCTCGCTCTGGTGCTCTTTACCTTTTTCGGTCTTGCGGCCATTCCGTTCCTTGTCCACAGCCAAAGGAGCGGTTGTCAGGACGAGGAAATCATGAGTCGCCGGGCGAAGAGCACATGTCAGGAAAAAAGGAGCAGATGTCAGGAGAAGACAAGTAACTGTCAGGAGGAAGAGATATGAGGCTTGCTTTCGGTCCACAAAAGGCTGAAACCATTGTTTCAACTGAGTCATCACCTGAGCGCGACCGGCTGCTTGAGGTAAAGCGGGGGCTTGATGAAAAACTGACCCGCTATAATCCGGGCGAGCTTTTGAGCTGGTGGGTGGCTGAGGATGCCTTTGAGCTGCCGGATGAAACGATCACCGGGCTTCGCCGGGGCGGAGAAGCCTTAAACCGCTTTTTTCAGAAGGCCAATGACCTGTTCTACCGTGAGCCGTGGATCCAAAAGCGCCTGGAGAAGAAAATTTCCCCGCATTACCGGCTGCTCAACCGGGCACAAATCCAAGCCCTCCCCAGAATGCCCCGGCCCGATGTAGTCCTTGACCGCAGGTGGCAGCCGAAATTCGTGGAGCTTGAAATTACCGTCGGATCACGGGCTGATACCGCTATCATGGCCGAGGAGTATGGCCTCAATCATCACCGCGGGCTGATCAGATCCTATGCGGACTTTGTCAAAACCTACTGGCCGGACAAAACTCTGGCTATGGTCACTGCCCCCCACCCCTTTTTCCTGGATCTTCCCGATGACGCCAGGGCCTTTGCCTCAATGCTCCGGCGGGAGGGTATTCCGGTTGTGGTCCTGACCGGTGAGAACCTGCCCCATCTTCGGTTTGACGGCCAGAGGCTGCTCCTTTACCAGCGCTCCGGCGACCCCATACCGATTCACCTTATGGACCGGTTTATCGATATCTATGAAATTGCCGAGCTGCAGCACCCTGGCATGGCCGCCATTCTCGATGCCTATCTGTCCGGTGCGGTTGTCGATGTGAACACCTGCAAGCAGTTTCTGGATGAAAAGGACTGGATGGCCATTTTCTGGGAGGAAGGAATGCGAAGTATCTGGCGCGCTGAGCTGGGAGAAGAGCATGACCAGGTACTGCGCACCACCATCCCCCGGACCTGGCTGGTCCGCGAAGGACAGCAGGTGGAGCTGCCCGGGGGAGAAAAAGTGCCGATTCTCCGGCTGGGAGACATTCCAGCCCAGGAGCGGCAATTTGTCATCAAGGAAAGCGGCACATCGACAACTTCTTCGGGAGCCCAATCCCTGCGGGTGCTCTCCGAGATGAGCAGGAAGGAGGTCCAGGAGCTGCTGCGAAGCCTGATGAAAAGCAGGGTTAAATTCATCATCCAGGAGATAATCGACTCGCCCAGAGTCAGCTTCACCGCCCTTGACCCCGATGATGACCGGGTAATCACCCAGCATGGAGCCCGGCTCAAACTCAGCGCCTTCTACTGCGACGGCAAGCTGATGGATATCAGGCTGGTGGCCAGCAATGCCAAACTGGCTGTCAATGACCAGGATTATGTGGTCGGCGTGGTCCGCTATGACGGAGAGGAGTAAGAGGGAGCGAGTGCGAAGAGAAGGCAATCTGATACCATTTCGACATTCAACTGCAGCATAAGTAGAGAATTCAGAATTCAGGAGTCAGGAGTCAGAATTCAGAATAAGGCTTTCGTTTCTCCTGACTTCTGACTCCCTTGGCCGGTTTATGCTCAATTTCAGGTGAGAAATGGTATGAGTAAGTTAACATTGTCAAGGTAATCCATATTGAAAATTTGATTATGTTATGTTATACTATATGTGCTATATGGATAATTTATCGATTTTCCGGGTTTATAGTAACCTTTATATCCCGTATCTATTCAATTCAATATCACAGGTTAATGGCTGTAAGGAGTTGATTTAAGTGTTAAATAAAACGCCAAAAGCATATCATATCTGTCTATTCTTTTGCGCCTTTATTCTTTCATGCAGTTCTTCGCTCAAGCAGTCGCAAAAAAAGCTGCCGCTCAGATTTGTTGGACCGACACTATCTAAAGGCGTGGATACCAGCGGCTCAACAAGTACCCCTGTGGAACCATCGAGCACATTTTCGGCTGAAGACGCTCAGGTTATTGCCCACCTCAAGATTGAAAACCTCACCGGGAAACACCAGTTGCGATGGGAGTGGTATAATCCGGACGGCAGTCTCTATTGCGCTTCTCGTAATTTCCCCGTCGGGGCTTCCAAAGGAAGGTATCTTCCCCAGGCGAGTGCATGGCATAAGTTATCTGTTCATGGTGACAAGGCGCAAACCTGCCAGGGGCAGTGGGTGGTAAAGGTCTTCTGTGATGATGCCCTCATAGGGTCTGCACCCTTTTCGCTGCAGGCACCGGCAGAGGCGGCAGACCTCATTCAACTGCCCAAGGACCTTTCCGTGAAGCCCTATCCCAGGGATTGGGGCCTCATCATCGGCATAGAAGATTATGCTCATTTACCCAAAGTGGAATATGCCAAAAAAGATGCCCTGATTGTAAGGGATTATTATATGAAGATTTTGGGAGTTCCGGAAGAAAATATCATTTTTCTCATAGACGGCGATGCAACCAAAGCCAGAATAGAGGGTTATCTCAGAAAGTATATCCCCAATAATGTTGATAAAGAGACCACACTGTACGTCTACTTTGCGGGACATGGTGCCCCGGACATCGAACAGGGCGATCCCTTCCTGGTTCCTCACGATGGCGATACTCAGTTTCTGGCACAGACAGGTTATAGCCTGAAAACCTTCTATCAAGACCTGGATAACCTGAAGGTAAAAAAGGTTTACGTGTTTCTCGACTCATGCTTCAGCGGCGTGGCTTCCCGGGCTGCTGGCATGCTGGTAAAAGGGCTCAGGCCAGCCCTCATCCATGTCAAGGATGTACCGCTTCAATCTGAAGCTGTCGTGGCTCTCAGTGCCTCGCAATCAGGACAGGTCAGTAATGCCTATCCTGAAACAAAACATGGGCTTTTCACCTATTTCCTCCTGCGGGCACTGCGGGGTGAAGCGGATGAAAATGATGATCACTGGGTTAGTGTGAAAGAAGTCTTGAATTATGTAAAAAGTCATGTCTCACGGGTTTCACACCGAATGGGCGCGGATCAAGTCCCTGCTATCGCTCCTCCTCTGGAAATACTCAAAGATGCAGCTATCAGCAGGGTACTGAAGTAACTTTGGAGAAACCAGGCCCTCGGAATTATCACAGATGTTCCCCATCTTGTATGGGAGCCTCTCCTCAACTCCTCCCCCTTGATGGGGGAGTCTGGGTGGGGGTGATGGTTATCTTCACCATCCTCATGGAGAAAAGGAACATGGGGAACATCGGTAAACGTCACATCTTTTCCATCGGGAAACCCGCATGACCGTTGAGCAGGCGAACGTAAGATGTCAGGCAGGAAGAGTAAAATCAGGATTACAACTAGACCTGAAGTATGGATTATTGTTATCCTGCTATACTGCATAGTCATCCCTTCCGTGCTTACGGCCCAAGATGTCACCTGGATTACCGCTGAAGGCACAGCCCCCCTGAAAAATACCGGCAAAGAAGAGGCCAGAAAACTGGCCCTGGAAGATGCCCTCCATAAAGCCCGCGAGAAAGCCGTAGCTGCCAATGTTTCAGCCCAGACCCTGATCGTTAATCTCAGACTCTCAGGCAGTATACTTGGCGCCATACCCTACGGCAGGGTAATTGAGCAGACAATAATCGAAGAGGGCGTCGAAGACGTGCACAAGGGCGATGGGAATAAGGAAGGTAGTCAGGTGTACAGAGTCAGGATAAAGGCACGGGTTGCCGAGGAAACAACAGGCCAGGATCCCGATTTCAGGCTGGAGGTATCACTCAACAAGTCCAGCTTCACCGAGGGCGAGGAGATGGTGATCACCATCAAAGCGACACGGGACTGCTGCCTTGCGGTTTTCAATCTCTTTGAGGATGATAAAATTCTCAGGCTTATCCCCAACCGGTTCAAACGGGATGTCCTGCTCAAAGCCGGTCAGCCCTTTCTTTTTCCCGATCAGAATGACATAAAAAAGGGCATAACTCTCAAAGTACATGTGCCGGAGGGCAGGGAAACTGTCAGAGAGTCATTCTATGTCCTGGCGCTCAAACAGCCCTTCCATCTCATCAACAATGACCAGTACCAGGAAGGCATTTTCGGCCTCTACAACGGCAAGGCAGCACTTATGAGCGATCTGATCGGGGAAATTGTTGATATCCCCTTTAGCCAGAGAGCGGAACAATTAGTGTCATATCAAATCAGGAAAAGCAGCAGGAGGATGTCCAATTAATCAAGTTCGATATTCCTGTCCACTGGTTAAATTCAGTATCCTCGTTTATCAGGAGGTGTTAGATGAACCTTTTCAGAAAAACCGTCGGATTAGTGGCCATTGCTTCAATCGTTGGCCTGCATTTTCCTCAGATAAGCCGTGCAATGCAAAATCCACCCTCTTCAGAAAGTGATAAAGCGTTGGGTATAACAGAGCATGATCCTGAATTCCTTGCCCCGCCTGAAATCGAAATACCTGTTGAGACCACAATAGAGGGGAAAAAGAAAGAGAAGAAGAAAACAAGTAAATGGGTCTGGATCGGGGCCGGGGTTCTGATTACCGGCGCTATTGCCGCAGCAGCGAGTGGCGGGGGTGATGGCAATAGTGGAAAGTCATCGCAACAGGGGGAAGGAGAGATAACCGTTCAATGGAATGAACAATAACCCTGGGATAGAACCAGGTCTTAAAAAGACTTTTGATCCAGGCCAGGCCAGGATTGGTATATAAGAGCAAGTAAAGGAAGAGACTATGAAGTGCCCTGACACGAGGATTCATCGTGATTTACCAATAGGTCGTATAGTAGGTATCTATGGTGCATTGTGTGCGCTGCTTATTCTCCTTTCAGCCTGTGGTAGTAATTACTCTGAAGATACTGGTCATAACACAGGCTCGATAGGCTTTAGCCTCACCTGGGAGCGTCCTGAACAGTCTCCTGTCATTGGTCAATTCCCTGCCATTCGGACCAAAGCAGCGCCGGGCGGTGATTGTTGTGAAAGCTATGGAATAGAGTATATCAATGCTTATGTTTATAACGCAGCAGGTAAAGAAGTCGCTTCCAGAAACTGGCCCTGTTCTGCTGGACAAGGCACAATCTCCAATGTGCCTTCAGGAACTGGCCTTCGGGTCAGGATTGAAGGCACCATTACTGGCGCTGTTGTGTGGGAGGGGGAGAGAACGGGCATTTCCGTTATGGCTGGGCAGAGCACAAATGCAGGGGTAGTCTCTATGTCATATAAAGGCACTGATAAAACTCCACCAGTAGTTATCTCTTCAGTTCCCCTGAATGGAGCCATTGATGTTCCTCTTACCCAACGTATAACAGTCACTTTCAACGAGGACGTGGCTCCACCCTCAGTGAATACCACAACTTTTACCCTGGTCAGTGGCTCAACCCTGATAAGAGGCATAGTGACCTATGATGCTGACAGCAAGACCGCATCCTTCATACCGGCTGGCGGCAGCTTTTCTCCCTCGACAGCCTATACAGTAACTATAACCAATGGGGTGGAGGACAGGGCTGGCAACTCTATGGCCTCAAATTATATCGGGAGTTTCACTACCGTTCCTCTCCAATCAGGCAGGACCCTATGGGCCTGGGGATGGAACGAGGAGGGTCAATTAGGAGATGGTGCCAATACTGATAAGAATACCCCTGTCCAGATCGGGACTGATAACCAATGGGTATCAATCGCAGCAGGATGGGCTCACACGGTAGCCCTTAAATCAGATGGAACCTTGTGGGCCTGGGGAAGGAACGATGTAGGCCAATTAGGAGATGGCACCAATAGTGATAAGAATATCCCTGTCCAGATCGGGACTGATAACCAATGGGTATCAATTTCAGCAAATAGCGAATCCCATCATACCCTAGCCCTGAAATCAGATGGGACCTTATGGGCTTGGGGAAGGAACGATGCAGGCCAGTTAGGAGATGGCACCAATAGTGATAAGAATACTCCTGTTCAGATTGGGACTGATAACCAATGGGCAGCAATCGCAGCAGGATGGGGTAATTCGCTAGCCCTGAAATCAGATGGAACCTTGTGGGCCTGGGGAAGGAACGATGTAGGCCAATTAGGAGATGGCACCAATATTGATAAAAATACCCCTGTTCGGATAGGGACCGATAACGAATGGATAGCAATTGCAGCCGGAGGCAAACACACGGTAGCCCTGAAATCAGACGGAACCTTATGGGCCTGGGGAAGGAACGAGGAGGGTCAATTAGGAGATGGTACCAATATTGATAAGAATACCCCTGTTCGGATAGGGACCGATAACAAATGGGTATCGATTGCAGAAGGGGGCTTTCACACCATAGCTCTGAAATCAGATGGGACCTTATGGGCCTGGGGAAGTAATGGTAGCGGCGAATTAGGAGATGGCACCAATATCGGGAAGAATATCCCCGTTCGGATAGGGACCGATAACAATTGGGTATCAATTGCAGCAGGATGGTTTTATACTACAGCTCTAAAATCAAATGGGACTTTATGGGCTTGGGGGAGTAATGGTAATGGCAAATTAGGAAATGGCACATATATTGATAAGAATACCCCTGTCCAAATAGGGACTGATGCTCAATGGATATCAATTGCAGCCGGATATTGTCATACTGCAGCCCTTAAATCAGGGAATATTGCTCATCCTTCTGCACCCACGCAGGTAAGTGCCACAGCAGGAGATGCAAAGGTAACTATAAGTTGGCAGCCGGTTGAAATAAAATATGAAATAAATAGCCCTCCGGAAAACATTGCTTACAATCCTGCCGGGAGTGGATATCCTGATCCATCGGAGTCAGATCCAGGGTGGGGTGGCGGTAGCTGGCCTTGGCAAATGATCGATGGTTTGCGATGGTATGAGGGGCAATGGCAGGGGGGACTGGCGTTCACCGGTGGGACATCGAGTTGGGGAGGACCTTGTGGATGGAGGCAGGCAACAATAAACTTCGGAGAACCCAAGACATTTAACAGAGTTGCAGTATGGCATCACGGTTGTGGACATTTACCCAATACCTACAAAATCCAATACTGGGATGGAACAAACTGGATAGATGTATTTTCAACCGGCAGGGGACATGACTATCTGCCATTTCCAGAATTGTGCTGGTCAACGCCTACCGTAAATCTGTTCGATCCCGTAACATCGGATAAGGTGAGGCTTACCTTAAACAACTGCGATATGGATCATGGTTGGATTTATGAGCTGGAGGTATATAATAACCCTCATCCTATCCCTGTATCATACGCTATTTACTGGTCGAAAAGTCCTGGAGTATCAAAGACCAACTATGAGGGCAAGATTGACGATATTACTGCCACCTCGTACACTCACACTGGCCTTATAAACGGCACGACTTACTATTACAGAGTCACAGCGAAAAATAGTTCGGGAGAAAGTGATATGTCAGATGAAGTATGGGCTAAGCCGGATAAGGTTACCTGGACTGAAAAGACTCCTATGCCCAATCCCGTTAGTGCTTTTGGTTATGCAGTGGTAGATGGAGTTATTTACATCATTGGCGGCGATAGCTCCGCGTCGAGCACGAGCACTGTCCAAAGGTACAATCCGGCAACTGATACCTGGCAATCGGACACCGATCATGGTGGAACCTTAGCACCTTTACCAAAACCAAGGTCGTTATTATTTTGCGGTGTTATAAATAGAAAGATCCATGCCATAGGCGGGTGGGAGAATGGCTCTTATAAAGGTGATCATTTCGTTTACGAACCAGATACCAATACCTGGCAAACCGGCCCATCAATTCCTCAGTGCCCTATCGGTCAAT is a window from the bacterium genome containing:
- a CDS encoding MFS transporter, giving the protein MANRQLFWPGREERTLVGRFYLASSLSEAMNVIFPFQFIYLYLVMEWPEWAILPTLVETVTVWLMEIPTGIVADRWGRKLSVISGDLLSAISWVIIPLAVSFRGPAQLYMVCACFFLEGIGQTLVSGAEDAWVVDNLASAGREDLMEQYFARIRSFSSLGGVIAGSLSLLLLLVSRVDRSTLNFLWYIAACGQLISVAISLTIPEHQPEGDQPDYDQDEADELEMAPFLDRARQGFSAIFQFRPLFSFFLALCVTSFAGSITGEAFEISLLTKGLDARGLAPLGVIGDLTGMVVPLWGVAISQWLGSTASLVLFVLVPAGVVSLFFARPGLLLVVGLYLIFSIVDDLWDPVADARLQSLIPSSCRATAGSITNQATELANSAGIGAFALLLGKHSRELREATPDLMEAFSGGASTRPKVPKGLFGLPVPDLALVLFTFFGLAAIPFLVHSQRSGCQDEEIMSRRAKSTCQEKRSRCQEKTSNCQEEEI
- a CDS encoding Ig-like domain-containing protein — its product is MKCPDTRIHRDLPIGRIVGIYGALCALLILLSACGSNYSEDTGHNTGSIGFSLTWERPEQSPVIGQFPAIRTKAAPGGDCCESYGIEYINAYVYNAAGKEVASRNWPCSAGQGTISNVPSGTGLRVRIEGTITGAVVWEGERTGISVMAGQSTNAGVVSMSYKGTDKTPPVVISSVPLNGAIDVPLTQRITVTFNEDVAPPSVNTTTFTLVSGSTLIRGIVTYDADSKTASFIPAGGSFSPSTAYTVTITNGVEDRAGNSMASNYIGSFTTVPLQSGRTLWAWGWNEEGQLGDGANTDKNTPVQIGTDNQWVSIAAGWAHTVALKSDGTLWAWGRNDVGQLGDGTNSDKNIPVQIGTDNQWVSISANSESHHTLALKSDGTLWAWGRNDAGQLGDGTNSDKNTPVQIGTDNQWAAIAAGWGNSLALKSDGTLWAWGRNDVGQLGDGTNIDKNTPVRIGTDNEWIAIAAGGKHTVALKSDGTLWAWGRNEEGQLGDGTNIDKNTPVRIGTDNKWVSIAEGGFHTIALKSDGTLWAWGSNGSGELGDGTNIGKNIPVRIGTDNNWVSIAAGWFYTTALKSNGTLWAWGSNGNGKLGNGTYIDKNTPVQIGTDAQWISIAAGYCHTAALKSGNIAHPSAPTQVSATAGDAKVTISWQPVEIKYEINSPPENIAYNPAGSGYPDPSESDPGWGGGSWPWQMIDGLRWYEGQWQGGLAFTGGTSSWGGPCGWRQATINFGEPKTFNRVAVWHHGCGHLPNTYKIQYWDGTNWIDVFSTGRGHDYLPFPELCWSTPTVNLFDPVTSDKVRLTLNNCDMDHGWIYELEVYNNPHPIPVSYAIYWSKSPGVSKTNYEGKIDDITATSYTHTGLINGTTYYYRVTAKNSSGESDMSDEVWAKPDKVTWTEKTPMPNPVSAFGYAVVDGVIYIIGGDSSASSTSTVQRYNPATDTWQSDTDHGGTLAPLPKPRSLLFCGVINRKIHAIGGWENGSYKGDHFVYEPDTNTWQTGPSIPQCPIGQFSATINNKIYVFGGWRGIYNNLVFEYSEETGWSSKSPMPTPRNHGITGVYDGKLYVIGGQGGQPAQQQPLDVVEIYDPQTDTWSTGLAPMPSPQHWLGSSGSPVLNGIIYVLGPGNTAYSYNPQSDSWEILNSMPDPTCSASGISAINDSLYAIGPKHTFKGIRN
- a CDS encoding CocE/NonD family hydrolase, whose amino-acid sequence is MTKPSGSCLLPVPPSSERVRTNQVIVTREGIELFADLYIPSGDPPFPAVIEITPYCTQGLARIGEIYAARGYLFLAVDSRGRYRSSGVWSPLTYDRTDGQEVIRWMAHHELCNGRIGTRGHSYSGYNQLLAAIDAPPELKAMVVGVAPGDPFENVPFQGGAYDLNDFFWLMSMTGRVCTNGIEEEDAGEGRFEFEEENEGKQAETAQDQSREDQEEDEFDLLFDHALSSRPLRDMDLRFGVRQETFREWISHWQLDDFWRARSVGPRLDRTAVATLHISGWWDGNGRGSTAFFKGMRQRAATAEARESQRLLIGAWDHDTAAPDCEDLPEEEAAMIQRAALRSPLNDELAWFDQHLLGMDPGPSTRSRVTLYLTGLHCWMDFEDWPPPDTRPTDYYLGAARSGRFGSLRSSAPARGPQESTYLFDPDDPTPFAHPDIDGERMPFDNAQIEEERTDILLFDTVPMKKSLTLIGELSLILYARSDAPDFDLCAKLLDVYPDGRAIYLADGIIRARFRKGWDRPELVMPLETAEYVIDLWHIGHVLQPGHALRLEVSSGAFLRFDINPCTGGNLADETGCRKARVTILHSPDYPSRLILPICHDPRLAEFGEE
- a CDS encoding DUF4384 domain-containing protein gives rise to the protein MSGRKSKIRITTRPEVWIIVILLYCIVIPSVLTAQDVTWITAEGTAPLKNTGKEEARKLALEDALHKAREKAVAANVSAQTLIVNLRLSGSILGAIPYGRVIEQTIIEEGVEDVHKGDGNKEGSQVYRVRIKARVAEETTGQDPDFRLEVSLNKSSFTEGEEMVITIKATRDCCLAVFNLFEDDKILRLIPNRFKRDVLLKAGQPFLFPDQNDIKKGITLKVHVPEGRETVRESFYVLALKQPFHLINNDQYQEGIFGLYNGKAALMSDLIGEIVDIPFSQRAEQLVSYQIRKSSRRMSN
- a CDS encoding caspase family protein, with the protein product MDTSGSTSTPVEPSSTFSAEDAQVIAHLKIENLTGKHQLRWEWYNPDGSLYCASRNFPVGASKGRYLPQASAWHKLSVHGDKAQTCQGQWVVKVFCDDALIGSAPFSLQAPAEAADLIQLPKDLSVKPYPRDWGLIIGIEDYAHLPKVEYAKKDALIVRDYYMKILGVPEENIIFLIDGDATKARIEGYLRKYIPNNVDKETTLYVYFAGHGAPDIEQGDPFLVPHDGDTQFLAQTGYSLKTFYQDLDNLKVKKVYVFLDSCFSGVASRAAGMLVKGLRPALIHVKDVPLQSEAVVALSASQSGQVSNAYPETKHGLFTYFLLRALRGEADENDDHWVSVKEVLNYVKSHVSRVSHRMGADQVPAIAPPLEILKDAAISRVLK